A genomic window from Streptomyces brevispora includes:
- a CDS encoding cellulase family glycosylhydrolase, with translation MRTAIGTAKNPALKTPFTVLLTVLATLLGLLALGTLTPARAATATPATSASASASAATGLHISNGRLLEGNGNDFVMRGVNHAHTWYPSQTKSLADIKATGANTVRVVLSDGYRWSKNSPEDVAAVIAQCKANRLICVLEVHDTTGYGEDSAAGTLDHAADYWISLKSVLAGQENYVVINIGNEPWGNTNPAGWTAPTTAAIKKLRAAGFAHTIMVDAPNWGQDWQGVMRDNAQAVYNADSTGNLIFSIHMYSVFNTAAKVTDYLNAFVSARLPLVIGEFGGPADQYGDPDEDTMMASAERLKLGYIAWSWSGNTDPILDLTIGFDPTHLSSWGERIFHGANGIAQTSREATVYGGTAADTQAPTTPGTPTASAVTGTSVTLRWTASTDNVAVTGYDVVRLSAGTETAVASSTTNTVSVTGLSASTAYTFAVYARDAAGNRSARSATVSVTTAKGGTTPGVGCSVGYHVVGEWPGGFQGEITIRNTGTTAINGWTLGFAFANGQTVTNMWGGTPTQTGGSVSVVPASYTSTIAANGSVTVGFTGNQSGTNAAPTAFTLSGAGCTVA, from the coding sequence GTGAGAACAGCAATAGGCACGGCAAAGAACCCAGCGCTCAAGACTCCCTTCACCGTCCTTCTGACCGTCCTGGCCACCCTCCTCGGGTTACTCGCCCTCGGCACCCTCACCCCGGCGCGGGCCGCCACCGCCACACCCGCCACCTCCGCCTCCGCCTCCGCCTCCGCCGCCACCGGCCTCCACATCAGCAACGGCCGGCTGCTCGAAGGCAACGGGAACGACTTCGTCATGCGCGGGGTCAACCACGCCCACACCTGGTACCCGAGCCAGACGAAGTCGCTCGCCGACATCAAGGCGACCGGCGCCAACACCGTCCGCGTCGTCCTCTCCGACGGCTACCGCTGGAGCAAGAACAGCCCGGAGGACGTCGCCGCCGTCATCGCCCAGTGCAAGGCCAACCGGCTCATCTGCGTACTGGAGGTGCACGACACCACCGGGTACGGAGAGGACTCCGCCGCCGGCACGCTCGATCACGCCGCCGACTACTGGATCAGCCTGAAGAGCGTCCTCGCCGGCCAGGAGAACTACGTCGTCATCAACATCGGCAACGAGCCCTGGGGCAACACCAATCCGGCCGGCTGGACCGCGCCCACCACCGCCGCGATCAAGAAGCTGCGCGCCGCCGGGTTCGCGCACACGATCATGGTGGACGCGCCCAACTGGGGTCAGGACTGGCAGGGCGTCATGCGGGACAACGCGCAGGCCGTCTACAACGCCGACTCCACGGGCAACCTGATCTTCTCGATCCACATGTACAGCGTCTTCAACACCGCCGCGAAGGTCACCGACTACCTGAACGCCTTCGTGAGCGCCCGACTGCCCCTGGTCATCGGTGAGTTCGGCGGTCCCGCCGATCAGTACGGCGATCCGGACGAGGACACCATGATGGCCAGCGCCGAGCGGCTCAAGCTCGGGTACATCGCCTGGTCCTGGAGCGGCAACACCGACCCGATCCTCGACCTGACGATCGGCTTCGACCCCACCCACCTCAGCTCCTGGGGTGAGCGCATCTTCCACGGCGCCAACGGCATCGCCCAGACCTCCCGCGAGGCCACCGTCTACGGCGGCACCGCGGCCGACACCCAGGCCCCGACCACCCCCGGCACCCCCACCGCCTCCGCCGTGACGGGCACCTCCGTCACCCTCCGCTGGACCGCCTCCACCGACAACGTCGCCGTCACCGGCTACGACGTCGTGCGCCTCAGTGCCGGCACCGAGACCGCTGTCGCCTCCTCCACCACCAACACCGTCTCCGTCACCGGTCTCAGCGCCAGTACCGCGTACACCTTCGCCGTCTACGCGCGCGACGCGGCCGGGAACCGTTCGGCGCGCTCGGCCACGGTGAGCGTCACCACGGCCAAGGGCGGCACGACACCCGGTGTCGGCTGCTCCGTCGGGTACCACGTCGTCGGCGAGTGGCCGGGCGGCTTCCAGGGCGAGATCACCATCCGCAACACCGGCACCACGGCCATCAACGGCTGGACGCTGGGCTTCGCCTTCGCCAACGGCCAGACCGTCACCAACATGTGGGGCGGAACCCCCACCCAGACCGGCGGTTCGGTGAGCGTCGTCCCCGCCTCGTACACCTCCACGATCGCCGCCAACGGCTCGGTCACCGTCGGGTTCACCGGCAACCAGAGCGGTACGAACGCCGCGCCGACCGCGTTCACGCTCAGCGGCGCCGGCTGCACCGTCGCCTGA
- a CDS encoding dihydrofolate reductase family protein yields MRKLVYYVASTLDGFIAGPDGADPTGPDGFWPIPEDYIGHMIAEYPETLPGPARTALAISAEGTHFDTVVEGRRSYEIGLKAGVTDAYPHLRHIVFSRTLGESPDPAVEVVAGDPVARVKELKREEGKDIWLVGGGELASSLYSEIDRLIVKLSPVTLGAGIPLFSDKATFAPLSWTLTDRKVLDSGALFLTYDCATTTVTLTVND; encoded by the coding sequence GTGCGCAAGCTCGTGTACTACGTCGCCTCCACCCTGGACGGCTTCATAGCCGGTCCGGACGGCGCCGATCCCACCGGTCCGGACGGGTTCTGGCCGATCCCGGAGGACTACATCGGGCACATGATCGCCGAGTATCCGGAGACCCTGCCCGGCCCCGCCCGTACCGCGCTCGCCATTTCGGCGGAGGGTACGCACTTCGACACCGTCGTCGAGGGACGCCGGTCCTACGAGATCGGCCTCAAGGCCGGAGTGACCGACGCCTACCCGCATCTGCGGCACATCGTGTTCTCCCGGACGCTGGGCGAGAGCCCGGACCCCGCGGTGGAGGTCGTGGCCGGTGATCCGGTGGCGCGCGTCAAGGAGTTGAAGCGGGAGGAGGGCAAGGACATCTGGCTGGTCGGGGGCGGGGAACTGGCGAGCTCGCTCTACTCCGAGATCGACAGGTTGATCGTCAAGCTGAGCCCGGTGACCCTCGGCGCCGGCATCCCGCTCTTCTCCGACAAGGCCACGTTCGCCCCGCTGAGCTGGACGCTCACCGACCGCAAGGTCCTGGACAGCGGCGCGCTGTTCCTGACGTACGACTGCGCCACCACAACCGTCACCCTTACCGTCAACGACTGA
- a CDS encoding recombinase family protein codes for MQPPQDDDTADLLAPVPAVRTGSLVGYARVSTKGQLLDRQMHALNTAGCIRIFSDKKSGKNAEREELWKALDYLREGDTLVVPSLDRLGRSIQDLIAIVSGLRKRGVGFTSLHEALDTTTPGGRLVFHVFAALAEFIRELIVQGTNEGLDAARARGARLGRPPAMTEEQVRHARDLLARPENTVTSIAKLLGVSRNTIYNYVPELKGGRLALAEATSTPELPQPTRSED; via the coding sequence GTGCAGCCACCCCAGGACGACGACACCGCCGATCTCCTCGCCCCCGTTCCGGCCGTACGGACCGGCAGCCTCGTGGGATACGCACGCGTGTCCACCAAGGGGCAGTTGCTCGACCGGCAGATGCACGCACTCAACACAGCGGGCTGCATCCGGATCTTCTCCGACAAGAAGTCCGGCAAGAACGCCGAACGCGAGGAACTGTGGAAGGCCCTCGACTACCTGCGCGAGGGCGACACCCTCGTCGTCCCGTCACTGGACCGGCTCGGCCGTTCCATCCAGGACCTCATCGCGATCGTGTCCGGCCTGCGCAAGCGTGGCGTCGGCTTCACCTCGCTGCATGAGGCGCTCGACACGACCACGCCCGGCGGGCGCCTGGTCTTCCACGTCTTCGCGGCCCTGGCGGAGTTCATCCGCGAACTCATCGTGCAGGGCACCAACGAGGGCCTGGACGCCGCCCGCGCCCGCGGCGCCCGACTCGGCCGCCCGCCGGCGATGACGGAGGAACAGGTACGTCACGCCCGCGACCTGCTCGCCCGCCCGGAGAACACCGTCACCTCGATCGCAAAGCTCCTCGGCGTCTCCAGGAACACGATCTACAACTACGTGCCCGAGCTGAAGGGCGGTCGCCTCGCACTCGCTGAGGCGACGAGCACGCCGGAACTGCCCCAACCCACCAGGTCTGAGGACTGA
- a CDS encoding ArsR/SmtB family transcription factor, with protein sequence MADAVERPDGLNVEKDSVVLDAKGLRALAHPVRVQLVGLLRKYGPSTATRLAERLGVNSGTASYHLRQLGAAGFVEEDTERGNARERWWRSVHRTTWFNDPELSEREPEAALAYQQSVAAIYTLRTRQTLNELQTMPRAWRNTFDMSDWALRLTPEEAAALYQELAEVVARYRRDAPETAASAPEGAERVAVITQILPELDAPAASSPPSGPQEEEGNPTP encoded by the coding sequence ATGGCTGATGCAGTGGAGAGGCCGGATGGCCTGAACGTTGAAAAGGACTCGGTTGTCCTGGATGCCAAGGGGCTGCGTGCCCTGGCGCATCCGGTGCGCGTGCAGTTGGTCGGGCTACTGCGGAAGTACGGCCCGTCGACGGCCACCCGCCTCGCGGAGCGGCTGGGTGTGAATTCCGGTACGGCCAGCTACCACCTCCGGCAGCTCGGCGCGGCCGGTTTCGTCGAGGAGGACACCGAACGCGGCAACGCGCGAGAGCGCTGGTGGCGTTCGGTGCACCGGACGACCTGGTTCAACGATCCGGAGCTGTCCGAGCGAGAGCCCGAGGCCGCGCTGGCCTACCAGCAGTCCGTCGCCGCCATCTACACCCTGCGCACGCGGCAGACCCTGAACGAGCTTCAGACGATGCCCCGCGCATGGCGGAACACCTTCGACATGAGCGACTGGGCCTTGCGGCTCACGCCCGAGGAAGCCGCCGCTCTGTACCAGGAGCTGGCGGAAGTCGTCGCGCGCTACCGGCGGGACGCGCCGGAGACGGCGGCAAGTGCCCCCGAAGGAGCCGAACGGGTCGCCGTGATCACGCAGATCCTGCCCGAACTGGACGCGCCTGCCGCGTCGTCGCCCCCTTCCGGCCCTCAGGAAGAGGAAGGAAACCCGACGCCATGA